One window of Atribacter laminatus genomic DNA carries:
- a CDS encoding LysM peptidoglycan-binding domain-containing protein, whose product MRNWPSLVLAIIAIILSLVMFSLLYPVKGLLTGTTEKMKVLEESIKNQGTSLTEVTEKISALPDFSSYEKSIAEAGDRLNVLSEQGDQLAQKLKNFESFGTQIDMLDQTINDSVSRVEGLEKAFIELRHLSKNKDTQLSELNTKLSQLETMSTEIPVIKDQLLSLNVDQRFIDTAEIIETQKNSLLNQIESLKMEFEENWTKNESEKLSFIEKLDSFQENVGKQKQELVSFQSNWQEELEKFKNENQTALTTLHDELNTQQNIIKTRISEIDQLKESFAQLTQNITSLDNKFLQVQELETKTVESDKSIKDIREKMNTMKTTVESQVQSIREQIDSYSSSLQGMETSQQSYVDELTNLKNQSAQLAELSTILPEYETLNANLDTVKNTLTETTSQFESWKQQLEKQLVDSIKTVEDLRSEMNTMKTTVESQVQSIREQIDSYSSSLQGMETSQQSYVDELTNLSSLINTQLTNLDSKTNVLESNINQLEETQKAIRSRSDQLESLVNGFNHSLEATKSQMVNLSEKINEQFDQIKNEISVGQEKTLLELQDQLEAIGISLPNIESLDEMQSKISELLANEESLKQKIEFIQNEKAMLLAEIEGNEKNIALLQENLENVRSKQTSGDETMVIIEGKVQSLQNIKNELEDRLAKTDAQIQLLESTTQDWGNKWDEMSSLLEKNTVDVKQFVEEVKEEYQKIQTDISKKIDDEKLKMSLDTFNNSMNQVLNRVGTLEQFNQELNKKEIFNRVDAIEGKISVVEGKINTIVQEYGISIPEVETIKEAIDDLKQEKQAIEERVDLLYEALDGQKHIEETQQSLQIMNQEKDNLQVEIERLSQEKFDLEKGLGTKQEELNRIDKELVILKEEKQSAENIQKLEEEKKRVEKEVQNLTRDLENKLSQIEILQKKIQELSTQLDESKKYTSYVILPWDNLWNIARRYYRDGTKWEKILEANSEIIDSPYNLQPYTEIKIPRLSTLN is encoded by the coding sequence GACAGAGAAAATGAAGGTATTAGAAGAGAGCATAAAAAATCAAGGTACTTCGCTTACAGAAGTCACCGAAAAAATTTCTGCTTTACCGGATTTTTCCTCTTATGAAAAAAGTATTGCGGAAGCTGGTGACAGATTAAATGTATTAAGCGAACAAGGTGATCAATTAGCTCAAAAATTAAAAAATTTCGAGAGTTTCGGTACCCAGATTGATATGCTTGATCAAACCATTAACGATTCTGTTAGTCGAGTCGAGGGGTTAGAAAAGGCGTTCATCGAATTACGACATTTAAGCAAGAATAAAGATACGCAACTCTCTGAACTCAATACAAAATTAAGCCAACTGGAAACCATGAGCACCGAGATTCCAGTCATAAAAGACCAACTTCTCTCTCTAAATGTCGATCAAAGGTTTATTGACACTGCAGAAATAATTGAAACCCAGAAAAACAGCTTATTAAACCAGATAGAATCTTTAAAAATGGAATTTGAAGAAAACTGGACGAAGAATGAATCCGAAAAGCTTTCTTTTATAGAAAAGTTGGATTCTTTCCAAGAAAATGTCGGAAAACAAAAGCAAGAACTGGTATCTTTCCAAAGTAATTGGCAAGAAGAACTGGAAAAATTCAAAAATGAAAACCAGACAGCCTTAACCACCCTTCATGATGAACTGAATACCCAACAGAACATTATTAAAACCCGTATTTCTGAAATAGATCAACTGAAAGAGTCTTTTGCTCAACTTACGCAAAATATTACCTCTCTGGATAATAAGTTCCTTCAAGTTCAGGAATTAGAAACAAAGACAGTTGAATCGGATAAATCAATAAAAGATATTAGAGAAAAAATGAATACCATGAAGACAACGGTAGAAAGCCAAGTACAATCCATTCGCGAACAAATTGATAGCTATTCCAGTTCACTGCAGGGAATGGAAACTTCTCAACAATCTTACGTTGATGAACTGACCAACCTTAAGAATCAATCTGCTCAATTAGCTGAACTTTCTACAATTCTTCCTGAATATGAAACGCTCAATGCGAACTTAGATACCGTTAAAAATACTTTAACTGAGACAACCAGTCAATTTGAAAGTTGGAAACAACAGCTAGAAAAGCAATTGGTCGATTCGATAAAGACCGTTGAGGACCTGCGAAGTGAAATGAATACCATGAAGACAACGGTAGAAAGCCAAGTACAATCCATTCGCGAACAAATTGATAGCTATTCCAGTTCACTGCAGGGAATGGAAACTTCTCAACAATCTTACGTTGATGAACTGACCAACCTCAGTTCGCTCATAAATACTCAGCTAACTAATTTGGATTCCAAAACAAATGTTTTGGAATCCAATATTAACCAACTGGAGGAAACCCAAAAGGCCATCAGGTCTCGTTCAGATCAACTAGAAAGTTTAGTAAATGGTTTTAACCATTCTTTAGAAGCAACTAAAAGCCAAATGGTCAATTTATCAGAAAAAATCAATGAACAATTTGACCAAATAAAAAATGAAATTTCGGTTGGACAGGAAAAAACTTTACTGGAGCTCCAGGATCAACTTGAAGCAATTGGAATCTCTCTGCCGAATATTGAATCATTAGATGAAATGCAATCAAAAATTAGTGAGTTGTTAGCAAATGAAGAATCATTAAAGCAAAAAATTGAATTCATTCAAAATGAAAAAGCGATGCTTCTTGCTGAAATTGAGGGGAATGAAAAAAATATTGCTTTACTGCAGGAAAACTTAGAAAATGTTCGGAGTAAACAAACGTCAGGTGATGAGACTATGGTCATTATTGAGGGGAAGGTCCAATCCCTTCAGAATATAAAAAATGAATTAGAGGATCGACTCGCTAAAACTGACGCACAGATTCAATTATTGGAATCAACCACTCAAGATTGGGGAAATAAATGGGATGAAATGAGTAGTCTATTGGAAAAAAATACTGTTGATGTAAAGCAGTTTGTTGAAGAAGTGAAGGAAGAATATCAGAAAATTCAGACTGACATTTCCAAGAAAATTGATGACGAAAAATTAAAGATGTCTTTAGATACTTTTAATAATTCAATGAATCAAGTTTTAAACCGAGTTGGAACACTTGAACAATTTAACCAAGAATTAAATAAAAAAGAAATATTCAATCGGGTCGATGCAATAGAAGGAAAAATATCAGTAGTTGAAGGGAAAATAAATACTATTGTTCAGGAATATGGAATAAGTATTCCAGAGGTTGAAACTATCAAGGAAGCTATTGATGATTTAAAACAGGAAAAACAAGCAATCGAAGAAAGGGTTGATTTGTTATATGAAGCTCTTGATGGGCAAAAACATATAGAAGAAACCCAACAATCTCTTCAAATTATGAACCAGGAAAAGGATAATTTGCAAGTTGAAATAGAAAGACTGAGTCAGGAAAAATTTGACCTTGAAAAGGGTTTGGGGACAAAACAGGAAGAGTTGAATAGAATAGACAAAGAGTTGGTCATTTTAAAGGAAGAAAAACAGTCAGCAGAAAATATCCAAAAACTGGAGGAAGAAAAAAAACGAGTAGAAAAAGAAGTACAAAATTTAACCAGAGACCTCGAAAACAAGTTGAGTCAAATTGAAATACTCCAGAAAAAAATACAGGAGCTTTCTACACAATTAGATGAGTCAAAAAAATACACTTCCTATGTCATTCTTCCCTGGGATAACCTTTGGAATATTGCTAGAAGATACTATCGTGATGGAACCAAATGGGAGAAAATCCTTGAAGCGAATTCTGAAATAATAGATAGCCCTTATAACTTGCAGCCTTATACTGAAATAAAAATACCTCGTTTAAGTACTTTGAATTAG